Proteins from one Lachnospiraceae bacterium KGMB03038 genomic window:
- the purD gene encoding phosphoribosylamine--glycine ligase — protein sequence MKVLIVGSGGREHAIAYSVAKSEKVDKIYCVPGNAGIAEYAECAPIGPMEFDKITAFAKEKAVDLVIVGMDDPLVGGLVDELEEAGIRTFGPRKNAAILEGSKAFSKDLMKKYQIPTAAYETFSDPEKALAYLETAKFPIVLKADGLALGKGVLICNTLEEAKEGVKTIMQDKKFGSAGDEMVIEEFMTGREVSVLSFVDGKTIKTMASAQDHKRAGDGDTGLNTGGMGTFSPSPFYAKEVEEFCEKYIYQATVDAMRAEGRPFKGVIFFGLMLTEDGPKVLEYNARFGDPEAQVVLPRMKNDIIEVAEACIDGTLDQVDLQFEDNAAVCVVLASDGYPVKYEKGFPIEGLEEFKKHEGYYCFHAGTKFDEAGRIVTSGGRVLGITAKGKDLKEARANAYAAAEWIKFENKYMRHDIGKAIDEA from the coding sequence ATGAAAGTATTAATTGTAGGCAGCGGCGGAAGAGAGCACGCGATCGCGTACAGCGTCGCAAAAAGCGAGAAAGTAGATAAGATCTACTGTGTTCCGGGAAACGCGGGAATTGCGGAGTATGCGGAATGCGCGCCGATCGGCCCTATGGAATTCGATAAGATTACGGCATTTGCAAAAGAAAAGGCGGTGGATCTGGTGATCGTAGGAATGGACGACCCGCTGGTAGGCGGCCTGGTGGACGAGCTGGAAGAGGCGGGGATCCGCACCTTTGGCCCTAGAAAAAACGCGGCAATTTTAGAGGGGTCTAAAGCTTTCTCCAAAGATCTTATGAAGAAATACCAGATACCTACGGCGGCCTACGAAACATTTTCTGATCCAGAGAAAGCGCTTGCTTATCTGGAAACGGCCAAATTCCCTATCGTTTTGAAAGCAGACGGCCTGGCTCTTGGCAAAGGCGTACTGATCTGCAATACATTAGAGGAAGCGAAAGAGGGCGTGAAAACCATCATGCAGGACAAGAAGTTTGGCTCTGCCGGGGATGAGATGGTGATCGAAGAGTTTATGACCGGCCGGGAAGTTTCCGTACTTTCCTTTGTAGACGGGAAAACCATCAAGACCATGGCTTCCGCCCAGGATCATAAACGGGCAGGAGACGGAGATACGGGACTGAATACCGGAGGAATGGGAACCTTCTCGCCAAGTCCTTTCTACGCAAAAGAAGTAGAAGAGTTCTGTGAGAAATACATTTACCAGGCTACGGTAGATGCTATGAGAGCAGAGGGACGTCCCTTTAAAGGGGTGATCTTCTTTGGGCTTATGCTGACGGAAGATGGTCCAAAAGTACTGGAATATAACGCGAGATTCGGCGATCCGGAGGCCCAGGTTGTACTGCCCAGGATGAAGAATGATATCATTGAAGTGGCAGAGGCTTGTATTGACGGCACATTAGACCAGGTAGATCTGCAGTTTGAGGACAACGCGGCTGTCTGCGTAGTCCTGGCAAGTGACGGGTATCCGGTGAAATATGAGAAGGGGTTCCCCATTGAAGGATTGGAAGAATTCAAAAAGCATGAAGGATATTACTGCTTCCATGCGGGCACAAAGTTTGATGAAGCAGGCAGGATCGTTACAAGCGGAGGAAGAGTGCTGGGAATCACAGCCAAAGGAAAAGATCTGAAAGAAGCCCGCGCCAACGCGTATGCCGCCGCGGAATGGATAAAGTTTGAAAATAAGTATATGCGGCACGATATTGGAAAAGCGATTGACGAGGCGTAG
- a CDS encoding YigZ family protein — MQSEYKIIYQGGQAQIIEKKSRFIATVIPVETEEEALEFIESTRKKYWDATHNCYAYVIGDRQEIQRCSDDGEPSGTAGRPMMDVLCGAGIHNAAVVVTRYFGGTLLGTGGLIRAYSMAVQEGLASSEIITRIPGIKLKITVDYTELGKIQYLLGQKKLTAQDEVYTENVEFTVLVPEAEASRLQEELTEETNGRIIMDIQGPCGIARRNGKLTEL, encoded by the coding sequence ATGCAGTCAGAATATAAAATCATATATCAAGGCGGGCAAGCCCAGATCATAGAGAAAAAGTCCAGATTTATCGCCACAGTCATCCCGGTAGAGACGGAAGAGGAAGCGCTGGAGTTTATTGAGTCCACACGCAAAAAATATTGGGATGCGACTCACAATTGTTATGCCTATGTGATCGGAGACAGGCAGGAGATCCAGCGCTGCAGTGACGATGGAGAGCCGTCCGGAACAGCGGGGCGGCCTATGATGGATGTCCTTTGCGGAGCGGGGATACATAATGCGGCTGTGGTGGTGACAAGGTATTTTGGAGGTACGCTCCTTGGGACCGGAGGGCTGATCCGCGCGTATTCTATGGCTGTTCAGGAGGGGCTTGCTTCTTCTGAGATTATAACCAGAATACCGGGGATTAAACTAAAGATAACTGTAGATTATACAGAATTAGGCAAAATCCAATATCTGCTTGGACAAAAGAAGCTGACGGCCCAGGATGAGGTATATACGGAGAACGTAGAATTTACAGTACTGGTTCCAGAGGCGGAAGCCTCCAGGCTTCAGGAAGAACTGACAGAAGAGACCAATGGAAGGATCATCATGGATATCCAAGGACCCTGCGGGATCGCGAGACGAAATGGAAAACTAACAGAATTGTAG
- the raiA gene encoding ribosome-associated translation inhibitor RaiA — MKFIIIGKNIDVTPGLRQAIENKLGKLERYFTPDTEIHVTLSVQRERQKIEVTIPVKGGLIRSEQQSSDMYVSIDLVEEVIERQLRKYKNKLIARHQEGGNFKQEFFDDQDVVEDDGEIRIVRTKKFGIKPMFPEDACVQMELLGHDFFVFCNAQTDEVNVVYRRKDGSFGLIEPEFD, encoded by the coding sequence ATGAAATTTATCATTATCGGCAAAAACATTGATGTTACGCCAGGTTTAAGGCAGGCCATCGAAAACAAATTAGGAAAACTGGAAAGGTATTTTACTCCTGATACGGAAATCCACGTTACATTAAGCGTACAGAGAGAACGTCAAAAAATAGAAGTCACAATCCCTGTCAAGGGCGGTCTTATCCGCTCAGAACAGCAAAGCAGCGACATGTATGTTTCCATTGATCTGGTAGAAGAGGTTATTGAGCGTCAGCTCAGGAAATATAAGAATAAACTGATTGCCAGACACCAGGAAGGCGGAAACTTTAAACAAGAATTCTTTGATGATCAAGACGTGGTAGAAGACGATGGTGAGATCCGCATCGTCCGCACAAAGAAATTCGGTATCAAACCAATGTTCCCGGAAGATGCCTGCGTACAAATGGAGCTTTTGGGACATGACTTCTTTGTATTCTGCAATGCGCAGACAGACGAGGTCAACGTGGTCTACCGGCGCAAAGACGGAAGTTTTGGTCTGATCGAACCAGAATTCGATTAA
- a CDS encoding 4-hydroxy-tetrahydrodipicolinate reductase, with product MVRAIMHGCNGRMGRVITEMIEKEPEMEIVAGVDAYTGTPNTYPVFETIGACDVEADVIIDFSTASAADDLLAYAKEHKMALVLCTTGLSKEQIEKVGETAKETAVLRSANMSMGINLLLKLLRDASKVLANAGFDIEIVERHHNQKLDAPSGTALALADAVNDALGQEYHYVYDRSDKRQKRDEKEIGISAVRGGTIVGDHEVIYAGTDEVIEFKHTAYSRAIFARGAVEAAKFLAGKPAGHYDMADVIEAQQSR from the coding sequence ATGGTACGGGCGATCATGCACGGCTGCAACGGAAGAATGGGCCGTGTGATTACAGAGATGATAGAAAAAGAACCAGAGATGGAGATCGTGGCAGGCGTAGACGCATATACAGGCACCCCCAATACCTATCCGGTATTTGAGACCATTGGGGCATGTGACGTTGAGGCGGATGTGATCATTGATTTTTCCACAGCTTCAGCGGCAGACGATCTGCTGGCTTACGCAAAGGAACACAAAATGGCGCTGGTCCTGTGTACGACAGGGCTTTCAAAGGAGCAGATCGAAAAAGTGGGCGAGACGGCGAAGGAAACGGCGGTTCTCAGATCCGCTAATATGTCCATGGGCATTAACCTGCTTTTGAAATTACTGAGGGATGCTTCTAAAGTGCTGGCGAACGCGGGCTTTGATATTGAGATCGTGGAACGCCATCACAACCAGAAGCTGGACGCGCCAAGCGGAACCGCGCTTGCGCTGGCGGATGCGGTCAATGACGCTCTGGGACAAGAATATCATTATGTATATGACAGAAGCGATAAGCGTCAGAAACGGGACGAGAAAGAAATCGGAATTTCCGCGGTGCGCGGAGGCACTATTGTGGGGGACCATGAAGTGATCTACGCGGGGACAGACGAAGTGATCGAATTCAAGCACACAGCTTATTCCAGAGCGATCTTTGCAAGAGGCGCTGTGGAGGCGGCCAAATTCCTGGCGGGGAAGCCGGCGGGACATTATGACATGGCTGATGTGATCGAGGCGCAGCAAAGCCGATAA
- the typA gene encoding translational GTPase TypA, which yields MKQKREDIRNIAIIAHVDHGKTTLVDELLKQSGVFRENQEVAERVMDSNAIERERGITILSKNTAVFYKGTKINIVDTPGHADFGGEVERVLKMVDGVILVVDAFEGAMPQTKFVLRKALDLSLPVIVCINKIDRPEARPEEVIDEVLELFIDLDASEEQLDCPFVYASAKAGVAVLDLTDEERDMKPLFETILDYIPAPQGDPDADTQVLISTIDYNEYVGRIGIGKVENGRIRVGMDAVVVNEHDPSRQEKVRISKLYEFDGLNKVDVKEATIGSIVAISGISDISIGDTLCSPENPKAIPFQKISDPTIAMQFIVNDSPFAGQEGKYVTSRHLRDRLFRELNTDVSLRVEESDSTDSFKVSGRGELHLSVLIENMRREGYEFAVSKAEVLYREDENGKLLEPMETAYIDVPDEFTGTVIEKLSQRKGELRNMSPIGGGYTRLEFSIPSRGLIGYRGEFLTDTKGNGIMNTAFDGYAPYKGDIQYRKQGSLIAFETGESVTYGLYSAQERGTLFIGPGEKVYSGMVIGENAKTDDIEVNVCKTKHLTNTRSSSADEALRLTPPKILSLEQALDFIDTDELLEVTPKSLRLRKKILDPRMRKRANRS from the coding sequence ATGAAACAAAAACGTGAAGACATTAGAAATATCGCGATCATCGCCCACGTCGACCATGGCAAGACCACCCTGGTGGACGAGCTGCTCAAGCAAAGCGGCGTATTCCGCGAAAACCAGGAAGTAGCGGAAAGAGTCATGGATTCCAACGCCATTGAGCGGGAGCGGGGAATCACCATCCTCTCCAAGAATACCGCTGTTTTTTATAAAGGAACAAAGATCAATATTGTGGACACTCCGGGCCACGCTGATTTCGGCGGCGAGGTGGAGCGGGTGCTTAAAATGGTCGACGGCGTTATACTGGTGGTCGATGCGTTCGAAGGAGCTATGCCCCAGACCAAATTTGTACTGCGCAAGGCTTTGGATCTGTCTCTCCCGGTCATTGTCTGCATCAACAAGATCGATCGTCCGGAGGCCAGGCCGGAGGAAGTGATCGATGAAGTCCTGGAACTCTTTATCGATCTGGACGCGTCCGAAGAACAGCTGGACTGTCCGTTTGTCTATGCTTCCGCAAAGGCCGGCGTAGCTGTCCTGGATCTGACAGATGAGGAACGGGATATGAAACCGCTGTTTGAAACGATTCTTGACTATATCCCAGCTCCCCAGGGCGATCCGGACGCAGATACCCAGGTGCTGATCAGTACCATCGACTATAATGAATATGTGGGCCGCATCGGCATCGGAAAGGTAGAGAACGGCCGGATCCGAGTAGGCATGGATGCCGTTGTGGTCAACGAGCATGATCCCAGCCGCCAGGAAAAAGTACGCATTAGCAAACTCTATGAATTCGACGGTCTGAATAAGGTTGATGTCAAGGAGGCGACCATCGGCTCTATCGTAGCCATCTCCGGTATCTCCGATATTTCCATCGGTGATACTTTATGCTCTCCAGAAAATCCAAAAGCCATCCCTTTCCAGAAAATCTCAGATCCTACCATCGCCATGCAGTTTATCGTCAACGACAGTCCTTTCGCCGGGCAGGAAGGGAAATACGTTACATCCCGGCATCTGCGGGACCGCTTGTTCCGGGAATTGAACACCGATGTCAGTTTAAGGGTGGAAGAATCCGACAGCACAGACAGCTTCAAGGTTTCCGGTCGGGGAGAACTCCATCTTTCCGTCCTGATCGAGAATATGCGCCGGGAAGGATATGAGTTTGCCGTAAGCAAGGCAGAGGTCCTCTACCGGGAAGACGAGAACGGAAAACTTCTGGAGCCTATGGAGACCGCTTATATTGACGTGCCCGATGAGTTCACCGGGACGGTTATTGAAAAGCTGAGCCAGCGCAAAGGAGAACTGCGCAATATGAGCCCCATCGGCGGCGGCTACACCCGCCTGGAATTCTCTATTCCTTCCCGCGGACTCATCGGCTACCGGGGCGAATTCCTGACTGACACCAAAGGAAACGGGATCATGAATACCGCCTTCGATGGCTACGCTCCCTATAAAGGCGATATCCAATATCGAAAACAAGGCTCTCTCATCGCCTTTGAGACCGGCGAGTCTGTAACATATGGCCTATACAGCGCGCAGGAACGGGGGACATTGTTCATCGGTCCCGGAGAAAAAGTCTACTCCGGGATGGTCATTGGAGAGAACGCAAAGACGGATGATATTGAAGTAAATGTCTGCAAGACAAAACATCTGACCAATACCAGGTCTTCCAGCGCTGATGAAGCGCTCCGGCTGACTCCCCCTAAGATCTTAAGCCTGGAACAGGCTCTGGATTTTATCGACACAGACGAACTTCTGGAAGTCACTCCCAAAAGCCTCCGGCTCCGCAAGAAGATCCTGGATCCCCGGATGCGCAAGCGGGCGAACCGCTCTTAA
- a CDS encoding phosphoribosylglycinamide formyltransferase — MLRVVVLVSGGGTNLQAVIDKIESGEIPDTKIVGVISNNPGAYALERAKAHGIQGKCVSPKSFADRAAFNEGFLAEVDALQPDLIVLAGFLVVIPPAMIERYRNRIVNIHPSLIPSFCGTGYYGLKVHEAVLERGVKVTGATVHFVDEGTDTGPIILQKPVEVHQEDTPKSLQRRVMEEAEWQILPQAIRLIAEGRILVEDGRVRIKE; from the coding sequence ATGTTAAGAGTTGTGGTCTTAGTGTCTGGAGGCGGAACCAATCTGCAGGCAGTCATTGATAAGATAGAGTCTGGAGAAATCCCGGATACAAAGATCGTGGGTGTGATCAGCAATAATCCCGGAGCTTATGCTTTGGAGCGGGCAAAAGCGCATGGAATCCAGGGGAAGTGCGTATCACCGAAGAGTTTTGCCGACCGGGCGGCTTTTAATGAAGGTTTCCTGGCGGAAGTGGATGCGCTCCAGCCGGATCTGATCGTGCTGGCCGGGTTTCTGGTGGTGATCCCCCCGGCGATGATCGAAAGATACCGGAACCGGATCGTGAACATCCATCCATCTTTGATCCCTTCTTTCTGCGGAACCGGTTATTACGGACTGAAAGTGCATGAGGCGGTTCTTGAGCGGGGAGTGAAGGTAACAGGCGCTACCGTTCATTTTGTGGACGAAGGAACAGATACGGGGCCGATCATTCTGCAAAAGCCAGTGGAAGTCCATCAGGAGGATACCCCGAAGAGCCTGCAGAGGCGAGTGATGGAAGAGGCGGAATGGCAGATCCTTCCCCAAGCGATCCGACTGATCGCGGAAGGAAGAATATTGGTGGAAGATGGAAGAGTAAGGATAAAAGAGTAA
- a CDS encoding PBP1A family penicillin-binding protein — protein sequence MNYGKKKASQKQKKITSKSTMQGKRVGVRLFKAFLLCLLVVGVAGAVGGGVFIKRILDDTPEVSPDDVKPSGYTTFVYADDGETEIQRFVASGSNRVYKTLDQIPEDLQHAFVAIEDERFYEHNGIDLQGIARAAVVGITSGNFSEGASTLTQQLIKNNVFPEFTEEKTFYDKLQRKIQEQYLALQIEKQMSKEEIMEAYLNTINLGQNSLGVQSAAQRYFGKDVSELTLSECAVIAAITQSPSGYNPVTNPEANAERRQKVLDNMLEQGYIDQAAYDEAMADDVYARIQQVNTQVEEQETSTSYFVDALADQVMTDLQEQLGYSEAQAYNALYSGGLSIYSTQNLEMQQICDEEMNDDDNYPGLKEYGLDYALTVTRADGTVENYSSGHIKNYVKETYGDDQGLLYSSEDEARAMVEEWKSTIAQEGDTYDERITITPQPQASVTIMDQATGQIKAMVGGRGEKTTQGLNRAYQDAKRQPGSCFKILAAYAPALDACGKSLATIVRDEPYSYKNGRQVQNASRSYKGDVTYRTAIANSINVCAVKVSDEITQELGFEYCEDFGISTLVKDKEINGEIYSDVNQTLALGGVTEGVYNYQMCAAYATIANGGVYNSPTMYTKIVDHDGNVLLENNQETRTVLKDSTAALLTSAMETVVTSGTGTSCQLDNMPVAGKTGTTTSNKDLWFCGYTPYYTCAVWGGYDDNKECNYDTSFRFRLWRGIMSRIHENLEYKDFEMPSSVEKKTVCTLTGKLAVAGQCPSTTEYFAADTAPTESCPGHGNVVGEDGENVEEPDSSSDTGNTDNSGDTGNTGNTGNTGNTGNTGDTGNTGNTGDTGNTGGDNTGGDTGNTGGDNTGGGGGDNTGGGGGDGGNTDPGTGDTG from the coding sequence ATGAATTATGGTAAGAAAAAAGCTTCTCAAAAGCAGAAGAAGATCACGTCCAAATCTACCATGCAGGGAAAACGAGTTGGCGTAAGGCTTTTTAAAGCCTTTTTACTTTGTCTGCTTGTTGTAGGAGTCGCCGGGGCCGTTGGCGGCGGCGTCTTTATCAAGCGAATCTTAGACGACACGCCGGAAGTCTCTCCGGACGATGTAAAACCATCTGGATATACTACTTTTGTCTATGCGGATGACGGGGAAACTGAAATCCAGCGTTTTGTCGCTTCTGGTTCCAATCGTGTCTACAAAACCTTGGACCAGATCCCGGAAGATCTGCAGCACGCTTTTGTCGCGATCGAGGACGAGCGTTTCTATGAACACAACGGTATCGATCTGCAGGGTATCGCCCGTGCCGCTGTGGTGGGAATCACCTCCGGGAATTTTTCTGAAGGCGCCAGTACTCTGACGCAGCAGCTGATCAAGAACAATGTCTTCCCCGAATTCACGGAAGAAAAAACCTTCTATGATAAATTACAGCGAAAGATCCAGGAACAGTATCTTGCTCTTCAGATCGAGAAGCAGATGAGTAAAGAAGAGATCATGGAGGCTTATCTGAACACCATCAATCTGGGACAGAATTCTCTGGGAGTCCAGTCCGCGGCCCAGCGCTATTTTGGGAAAGATGTATCGGAACTCACCCTCTCTGAATGCGCGGTCATCGCAGCGATCACTCAGAGCCCTTCCGGCTATAATCCGGTAACAAATCCGGAAGCAAACGCCGAGCGCCGCCAGAAAGTCTTAGACAATATGCTGGAACAGGGGTATATCGATCAGGCGGCTTATGACGAGGCAATGGCAGATGATGTCTACGCCCGCATCCAACAGGTAAACACCCAGGTAGAGGAACAGGAAACTTCTACGTCTTATTTTGTAGACGCTCTGGCGGATCAAGTCATGACCGATCTGCAAGAACAGCTGGGCTACAGTGAAGCGCAGGCTTACAATGCTCTCTACAGCGGAGGCCTGAGCATATATTCCACGCAGAACCTGGAAATGCAGCAGATCTGCGATGAAGAGATGAATGATGACGACAATTATCCGGGACTGAAAGAATACGGGCTGGATTATGCGCTGACTGTCACACGGGCGGATGGAACAGTAGAAAATTATAGTTCCGGCCATATCAAAAACTATGTCAAAGAGACTTATGGCGACGACCAGGGGCTGCTTTATTCCAGCGAAGATGAAGCACGGGCTATGGTAGAGGAATGGAAGTCCACGATCGCACAGGAAGGCGACACCTACGATGAGCGGATCACCATCACTCCCCAGCCTCAGGCCTCTGTCACCATTATGGATCAGGCTACCGGCCAGATAAAAGCAATGGTCGGAGGACGAGGCGAGAAAACGACCCAGGGTCTGAACCGCGCATACCAGGATGCGAAACGCCAGCCTGGTTCCTGTTTCAAAATCCTGGCGGCTTACGCTCCGGCTCTTGATGCCTGCGGCAAATCTCTGGCAACCATCGTCCGGGATGAGCCTTACTCTTACAAGAACGGAAGGCAGGTCCAGAATGCCAGCCGTTCCTACAAAGGCGACGTCACCTATCGTACCGCCATCGCAAACTCGATCAACGTCTGCGCGGTAAAAGTAAGCGACGAGATCACTCAGGAATTAGGGTTTGAATATTGCGAAGATTTTGGAATCAGCACCTTGGTCAAGGATAAAGAGATCAATGGGGAGATCTACAGCGACGTAAACCAGACCCTGGCTCTCGGCGGTGTTACAGAAGGTGTCTATAACTATCAAATGTGCGCCGCTTACGCAACAATCGCCAACGGAGGCGTTTACAATTCTCCTACTATGTATACCAAGATCGTTGACCACGACGGCAATGTGCTTCTGGAAAACAATCAGGAAACCCGTACAGTGTTAAAAGACAGCACCGCCGCTCTTTTGACCAGCGCGATGGAAACCGTAGTCACAAGCGGAACCGGAACTTCCTGCCAGCTGGATAATATGCCCGTGGCTGGCAAGACAGGTACCACCACTTCCAATAAAGACCTTTGGTTCTGCGGCTATACTCCATACTATACCTGCGCGGTATGGGGCGGTTACGATGACAACAAAGAATGTAATTACGATACCAGCTTCCGTTTCCGGCTGTGGAGAGGAATCATGAGCCGGATCCACGAGAATCTGGAATATAAAGATTTTGAAATGCCAAGTTCTGTCGAGAAGAAAACTGTTTGTACTCTCACCGGCAAACTTGCGGTAGCTGGCCAGTGCCCCAGCACGACCGAGTATTTTGCGGCCGACACCGCTCCTACGGAAAGCTGTCCAGGCCATGGAAATGTAGTAGGTGAAGACGGCGAGAACGTGGAAGAACCTGACAGCAGCAGCGATACCGGTAATACCGATAACAGCGGCGACACCGGTAATACTGGCAATACCGGCAACACCGGCAACACCGGCAACACCGGCGACACCGGTAATACCGGCAATACCGGCGACACCGGCAATACCGGCGGCGACAACACCGGCGGCGACACCGGCAATACCGGCGGCGACAACACCGGCGGCGGAGGCGGTGACAACACCGGCGGCGGAGGCGGTGACGGCGGCAATACCGATCCCGGTACTGGCGATACCGGCTAA
- a CDS encoding transporter, translating to MRQYVSIFLKRLATILEFFIAIMLAIGILLLSLRMVGELGNIPNLDVWPNYDDLLETCFNLIIGVELIRMMYYHSPTTVFDVLLFAIARQIIVDHSSAWTSLIGVCAIAVLFATRKFLFSNFDVSDEIVFRSTTKVGVINKILGISIPHEDGDTLKDVFLRKCKEEDIEIGVGTLIRFTNFGLRVAKMHDGKISRIEVIRAIH from the coding sequence ATGAGACAATATGTATCCATCTTTTTAAAACGTCTGGCCACGATCCTGGAGTTTTTCATTGCCATTATGCTGGCGATCGGAATCCTTCTGCTCTCTCTGCGCATGGTGGGAGAGCTTGGAAACATTCCCAATCTGGATGTTTGGCCCAACTATGATGATCTGCTGGAAACATGCTTCAATCTGATCATCGGCGTAGAGCTGATCCGCATGATGTACTATCATTCTCCTACCACGGTATTTGACGTACTCTTGTTCGCCATTGCCCGGCAGATCATCGTGGATCATTCTTCCGCCTGGACCAGCCTGATCGGCGTGTGTGCCATCGCGGTTCTTTTTGCCACCCGGAAATTCCTGTTTTCCAATTTTGACGTCTCTGATGAGATCGTCTTCCGGTCTACCACGAAAGTAGGGGTCATCAACAAAATCCTTGGCATTTCAATCCCCCATGAAGATGGAGATACGCTGAAAGATGTGTTCCTGCGCAAATGCAAAGAGGAAGATATTGAGATCGGTGTCGGGACTTTGATCCGTTTCACGAACTTTGGATTGCGTGTCGCCAAAATGCATGATGGAAAAATTTCACGAATCGAAGTAATCCGAGCTATACATTAG
- a CDS encoding single-stranded DNA-binding protein: protein MSDKIIENNQVTIMGEVASAFSFSHEVFGEGFYMVDVSVKRLSNSRDLIPVMISERLIDVSQDYTGEFLMVTGQFRSYNRHEEQKNRLVLSVFAREAAFIEEEPDGAKTNNILLDGYICKLPVYRKTPLGREIADLLLAVNRPYGKSDYIPCICWGRNARFASAFEVGEHVQLIGRIQSREYVKKLSETETEKRTAYEVSVSKLECCED from the coding sequence ATGTCAGATAAGATCATTGAGAACAACCAGGTGACGATCATGGGAGAGGTTGCATCGGCTTTTTCATTCAGCCATGAAGTGTTTGGAGAGGGCTTCTATATGGTGGACGTAAGCGTAAAAAGGCTGAGTAATTCCAGGGATTTGATACCGGTCATGATATCGGAGCGGCTGATCGACGTATCCCAGGATTATACCGGGGAATTCCTGATGGTAACAGGACAGTTCCGATCCTATAACAGGCATGAGGAACAGAAGAACAGGCTTGTGCTGTCTGTGTTTGCCAGGGAGGCGGCGTTTATTGAAGAGGAGCCGGACGGAGCGAAGACCAATAATATCCTGCTGGACGGATACATATGCAAGCTTCCGGTCTACCGAAAGACACCGCTTGGCAGAGAGATCGCGGATCTTCTTCTTGCGGTAAACCGTCCTTATGGAAAGTCGGATTATATTCCCTGTATCTGCTGGGGCAGGAACGCAAGATTTGCCTCTGCCTTTGAAGTAGGAGAACATGTTCAGCTGATCGGCAGGATCCAGAGCCGGGAATATGTGAAGAAATTATCCGAGACGGAAACGGAGAAACGAACGGCTTACGAGGTCTCTGTGAGCAAATTGGAATGCTGTGAAGATTAG
- a CDS encoding 4-hydroxy-tetrahydrodipicolinate synthase, whose amino-acid sequence MAIFKGSGVAIVTPFQKDGSIDYDMLDRLIDYHCENGTDSIIICGTTGESATMTEEEHMECVKFAIDRVKGRLPVIAGTGSNCTRTAIDMSKEAADYGADGLLLVTPYYNKATQAGLIAHYTAVAKEAKAPIIMYSVASRTGCNIEPATVASLVKNVDNIVGVKEASGNISQVAKIMALTDGNIDLYSGNDDQIVPLLSLGGKGVISVLANVAPKETHDICEKFFAGDAAGSAALQLKAVPLIEQLFCEVNPIPVKKAVSLMGFECGPLRMPLTELTPEHEKSLVQAMKDFGIKLA is encoded by the coding sequence ATGGCTATTTTTAAGGGTTCTGGCGTGGCGATCGTCACACCGTTTCAAAAGGACGGAAGCATTGATTATGATATGCTGGACCGGCTGATAGACTATCACTGTGAGAATGGAACAGACAGCATCATCATCTGCGGTACTACTGGGGAATCAGCCACCATGACGGAAGAAGAACATATGGAGTGTGTAAAGTTCGCCATTGACCGGGTAAAAGGCAGACTGCCGGTGATCGCGGGGACTGGTTCCAACTGTACGAGAACGGCCATTGACATGTCAAAGGAGGCGGCAGATTACGGCGCGGACGGACTGCTTCTTGTGACACCTTATTATAACAAGGCGACTCAGGCTGGGCTGATCGCGCATTATACGGCGGTGGCGAAAGAAGCCAAGGCTCCGATCATCATGTATAGCGTAGCCAGCCGGACGGGATGTAATATCGAGCCGGCGACGGTGGCTTCTCTGGTGAAGAATGTAGACAATATTGTAGGAGTTAAGGAAGCTTCCGGAAATATTTCTCAGGTCGCGAAGATCATGGCGCTGACAGACGGAAATATTGACCTTTACTCGGGAAATGACGACCAGATCGTGCCGCTTTTGTCTTTGGGCGGCAAAGGTGTGATCTCCGTACTGGCGAATGTGGCGCCAAAAGAGACTCATGATATCTGCGAGAAATTTTTCGCTGGAGACGCGGCAGGAAGCGCCGCGCTTCAACTGAAGGCTGTCCCGCTGATCGAGCAGCTCTTCTGCGAGGTGAATCCGATTCCGGTCAAGAAGGCGGTAAGCCTGATGGGATTCGAGTGCGGACCGCTTCGCATGCCGCTGACAGAATTAACGCCGGAGCATGAGAAGTCGCTTGTTCAGGCAATGAAGGACTTTGGTATCAAGCTGGCATAG